One window of the Candidozyma auris chromosome 6, complete sequence genome contains the following:
- the BRG1 gene encoding GATA-type transcription factor BRG1: protein MPAATAKVKLPSISELTSHSALAHDPLPSSLSSTPSSLSPSIFHQPSTISSSAASSFRNFDLHHIPPPLPLHPQHLPPRPLPPSSSHYSYGQPPVPSPIFQHHQHLLPHHQQQQQQQQQQHFYVPVYYPSPSVDNSPPAPTPAPKPATAADYRVPEVINKPMNKCHRCGTTETPEWRRGPNGLRTLCNACGLFHAKLVRRKGAAWAAEEVLNNKVCKGKNGRRISVKKQAMDESKKRMKQAQVVEIPPLPPARGYSSGSTPASSSGSPVYQFR, encoded by the coding sequence ATGCCTGCTGCCACCGCCAAAGTCAAGTTACCCTCCATCCTGGAACTAACGAGCCATTCTGCTCTTGCCCATGACCCGCTCCCCTCGTCGCTCTCCCTGACCCCTTCCAGCTTGCTGCCTCTGATTTTCCATCAACCTTCCACAATCTCGTCCTCAGCGGCATCCTCCTTCAGAAACTTCGATCTCCACCACATACCTCCTCCTCTCCCATTACACCCCCAGCATCTACCTCCCCGCCCATTGCCGCCTCTGCTGTCACACTACTCGTACGGCCAGCCGCCAGTGCCCTCTCCAATTTtccagcaccaccagcatCTCCTACcccatcatcaacagcagcagcagcagcagcagcagcagcactTCTATGTGCCCGTTTACTACCCGCTGCCTTCGGTGGACAATTCTCCTCCAGCTCCCACACCAGCTCCGAAACCAGCTACGGCTGCTGACTATAGAGTGCCTGAGGTGATCAACAAGCCCATGAACAAGTGCCACCGGTGTGGTACCACAGAGACGCCCGAGTGGAGAAGAGGGCCCAATGGGTTGCGAACGCTATGTAATGCGTGTGGTTTGTTTCacgccaagttggtgagaagGAAAGGCGCTGCGTGGGCCGCTGAGGAGGTGCTCAATAATAAGGTGTGCAAGGGGAAGAATGGGAGAAGGATCAgtgtgaagaagcaggcGATGGACGAgctgaaaaagagaatgaagCAGGCTCAGGTGGTGGAAATTCCTCCGCTTCCTCCTGCGAGAGGCTACTCTTCGGGCTCGACGCCTGCGAGCTCTTCTGGGTCGCCTGTTTATCAATTTAGGTGA